One window from the genome of Leptospira wolffii serovar Khorat str. Khorat-H2 encodes:
- a CDS encoding transglutaminase-like domain-containing protein, with protein MRPSDSSSGTLPFPPDKIEDKFYQLEFSSLEEKSRIIKEIASMIPWQVRIREVADELKDPTLRVFARSVSESIHTERISSRYSLLAEKGHPNHYDDLEEGVFLLSSVIDPELSYPEFRTYLDKIALRVEELVDLNEDLASDEVKVHFLTRVLSQEEGFGGNHDQYEDPNNSYLHKVFETKRGIPISLSVIYLLVAHRLRLPLYGVNMPLHFLLHFESSEFQTYIDSYHGGVMLDRSTCIRFLKANGFQAHDRYFTHASSLTILKRMFRNLIHIYRKREDRDMEKILSRHLLALDNKWKP; from the coding sequence ATGCGCCCCTCGGATTCTTCCTCCGGCACTCTTCCTTTCCCTCCCGATAAGATCGAGGACAAGTTCTACCAACTCGAATTCTCCTCCTTAGAGGAAAAATCCAGAATCATCAAGGAAATCGCTAGCATGATACCTTGGCAGGTTCGTATCCGCGAAGTTGCCGACGAGTTAAAGGATCCCACTCTCAGGGTTTTTGCCAGATCCGTAAGCGAGAGTATCCATACCGAAAGAATCAGTTCCCGTTATTCTCTCTTAGCAGAAAAGGGACATCCGAATCATTACGACGATTTGGAGGAGGGAGTGTTCCTACTTTCTTCCGTCATCGATCCGGAACTTTCTTATCCCGAATTCAGGACCTATCTGGATAAGATCGCTCTCCGAGTGGAGGAACTTGTGGATTTAAACGAGGACCTCGCCTCGGACGAGGTCAAGGTGCATTTTCTTACCAGAGTGCTTTCCCAGGAAGAAGGGTTCGGCGGAAACCACGATCAGTACGAAGACCCGAACAATTCTTATCTTCATAAAGTTTTCGAGACAAAGAGGGGAATTCCCATCTCACTTTCCGTGATCTATCTACTGGTCGCCCATAGGCTAAGACTCCCTCTCTACGGAGTCAATATGCCTCTGCACTTCCTTCTTCATTTCGAATCCTCCGAATTTCAGACGTATATCGACTCCTATCACGGCGGTGTCATGCTGGACCGATCCACCTGCATTCGTTTCTTAAAAGCCAACGGTTTTCAAGCGCATGACAGGTATTTCACTCATGCCAGCAGCTTGACCATTCTCAAGAGAATGTTCCGTAACCTGATCCATATCTACCGCAAGAGGGAGGACCGAGACATGGAAAAAATTCTCTCCCGTCACCTACTGGCCTTGGACAATAAGTGGAAGCCCTGA
- a CDS encoding polyprenyl synthetase family protein: MKTKGLKDLLIRKFDKKLKEIIDEDLRILAEIKDYTIRSGGKRIRPILHYCLCRILGYKGEKYADVGAIAELIHAASLLHDDVVDEAQTRRGIPSVASKFGNKTAILAGDYLLACGIDHLNGLGSPDLMDSFTTVIKDLSVSELIQMEWEKNPKITLDIYNKVVYGKTASLFGAVSEAAGILIEAPKKTRKKLHEFGIRLGFLFQKQDDAIDYFQAGDQTGKIPLKDFRNGLYTYPILRLLSVADKNDKKLAHSLFAKEERNSGDDLVILSLLNRYNIRKSLNEEFVSDVDELLGFLKSYPESNEGNLVQEQFRKLTEV; the protein is encoded by the coding sequence GTGAAAACCAAAGGATTGAAGGATCTCCTAATCCGTAAGTTCGATAAGAAACTAAAGGAAATCATAGACGAGGATCTTCGTATTCTCGCCGAAATTAAAGACTATACGATTCGATCCGGCGGAAAAAGAATCCGTCCGATTCTTCATTACTGTCTTTGCCGCATCCTCGGTTATAAGGGCGAAAAATACGCCGACGTGGGAGCCATTGCGGAACTGATTCATGCCGCAAGTCTTCTTCATGACGATGTGGTCGACGAGGCTCAGACCAGGAGGGGGATTCCCAGTGTGGCCTCCAAATTCGGAAACAAGACCGCTATTCTTGCCGGGGATTATTTACTCGCCTGCGGAATCGACCATTTGAACGGGTTAGGTTCTCCGGATCTGATGGATTCCTTTACTACCGTCATAAAGGATTTATCCGTGAGCGAACTCATACAAATGGAATGGGAGAAGAATCCCAAAATCACTTTAGATATCTATAATAAGGTCGTATACGGAAAAACCGCTTCCTTGTTCGGTGCTGTGTCCGAGGCCGCCGGAATTCTAATCGAAGCCCCCAAAAAGACCAGAAAAAAGTTGCACGAGTTCGGGATCCGTTTGGGATTCCTGTTCCAAAAACAGGACGATGCCATCGATTATTTCCAAGCGGGAGACCAAACGGGAAAAATTCCCCTAAAGGATTTTAGGAACGGTCTTTATACCTATCCGATTCTAAGATTATTATCCGTTGCGGATAAAAACGATAAGAAACTCGCGCATTCCCTTTTTGCCAAAGAAGAAAGAAATTCCGGGGACGATCTGGTTATTCTTTCCCTATTGAATCGGTATAATATTCGTAAAAGCCTGAATGAAGAATTCGTCTCGGATGTGGACGAACTATTGGGTTTTCTAAAGAGTTATCCGGAATCCAACGAAGGAAATCTTGTCCAAGAGCAATTCCGTAAACTTACGGAAGTCTAA